From one Tsukamurella tyrosinosolvens genomic stretch:
- a CDS encoding amino acid ABC transporter ATP-binding protein: MIEIESVDKHFGDLHVLKNINLTVPKGQVVVMLGPSGSGKSTLCRTINRLEPIDSGTIKIDGALLPEEGRGLAGLRAEVGMVFQSFNLFAHKTILDNVTLGPMKVRKQNKADAEKRALELLDRVGIVAQKDKYPAQLSGGQQQRVAIARALAMGPKVMLFDEPTSALDPEMVNEVLDVMVGLAKEGMTMVCVTHEMGFARKAADRILFLADGEIVEDTEPESFFTAPKSDRAKDFLGKILGH; encoded by the coding sequence ATGATCGAGATCGAATCAGTCGACAAGCACTTCGGCGACCTCCACGTGCTCAAGAACATCAACCTGACGGTCCCCAAGGGCCAGGTCGTCGTCATGCTCGGCCCCTCGGGCTCGGGCAAGTCGACGCTGTGCCGCACCATCAACCGGCTCGAGCCGATCGATTCGGGCACGATCAAGATCGACGGCGCGCTGCTGCCCGAGGAGGGTCGCGGCCTCGCGGGTCTGCGCGCCGAGGTCGGCATGGTCTTCCAGTCCTTCAACCTGTTCGCACACAAGACGATCCTCGACAACGTCACCCTCGGCCCGATGAAGGTGCGCAAGCAGAACAAGGCCGACGCCGAGAAGCGCGCGCTCGAGCTCCTCGACCGCGTCGGCATCGTCGCGCAGAAGGACAAGTATCCCGCCCAGCTGTCCGGCGGCCAGCAGCAGCGCGTCGCCATCGCTCGTGCCCTCGCGATGGGCCCCAAGGTCATGCTCTTCGACGAGCCCACCTCCGCGCTCGACCCGGAGATGGTCAACGAGGTGCTCGACGTCATGGTCGGTCTCGCCAAGGAGGGCATGACGATGGTCTGCGTGACCCACGAGATGGGCTTCGCACGCAAGGCCGCCGACCGCATCCTGTTCCTCGCCGACGGCGAGATCGTCGAGGACACCGAACCCGAGTCCTTCTTCACCGCACCGAAATCGGACCGCGCCAAGGACTTCCTCGGCAAGATCCTGGGGCACTGA
- a CDS encoding regulatory protein RecX, whose product MVDYADDEVVSRGRRRGRRSRDGGGPADGEPQQQVEQDPAKREALARDLVYRALGMRDHSRAELRNKLARRGFDEELTERMLDKFVAAGLIDDAAFAQRWVQSRHQFSGRGRRALAQELRTKGVGEEEASAALDTVSREDERERAAELVDRKLARVEVPEDRVERDKLTQRLVGMLGRRGYHPSLALSVVLDAIRAKADAAQD is encoded by the coding sequence ATGGTGGACTACGCCGACGACGAGGTCGTCTCCCGGGGCCGGCGCCGCGGGCGCCGCTCCCGCGACGGCGGCGGTCCGGCGGACGGCGAACCTCAGCAGCAGGTGGAGCAGGACCCGGCTAAGCGTGAGGCACTGGCCCGGGACCTGGTCTACCGCGCCCTCGGGATGCGCGACCACTCGCGGGCCGAGCTGCGGAACAAGCTCGCCCGCCGCGGATTCGACGAGGAGCTGACCGAGCGGATGCTCGACAAGTTCGTCGCCGCCGGCCTCATCGACGACGCCGCGTTCGCGCAGCGCTGGGTCCAGTCGAGGCACCAGTTCTCGGGCCGGGGCCGTCGCGCCCTGGCACAGGAGCTGCGCACGAAGGGCGTCGGCGAGGAAGAGGCGTCGGCCGCGCTCGATACCGTCAGCCGCGAGGACGAGCGGGAGCGCGCCGCAGAGCTGGTGGACCGCAAGCTCGCCCGCGTCGAGGTCCCCGAGGACCGCGTCGAGCGGGACAAGTTGACGCAGCGGCTCGTCGGGATGCTCGGCCGCCGCGGGTACCACCCGTCTCTGGCGCTGTCCGTCGTCCTCGATGCGATCCGCGCGAAGGCCGACGCCGCACAGGACTAG
- a CDS encoding VOC family protein: MPARFNHTIIFAVNSEESAAFYRDYLEARPAQSWGPFTNLEIEDGVLLQIAAPPIDVQAQHYAFLVDDGHFDRAYALLVDRGVDHAADPFWKEPGRINHEHGGRGVYVRDPAGHGIELLTRPYL; encoded by the coding sequence ATGCCCGCACGTTTCAACCACACCATCATCTTCGCCGTGAACAGCGAGGAGTCCGCGGCGTTCTACCGCGACTACCTCGAGGCGCGCCCCGCGCAGTCCTGGGGCCCGTTCACCAACCTCGAGATCGAGGACGGCGTCCTGCTGCAGATCGCGGCGCCGCCGATCGACGTCCAGGCGCAGCACTACGCCTTCCTCGTCGACGACGGGCATTTCGACCGCGCCTACGCGCTCCTCGTCGATCGCGGGGTCGACCACGCCGCCGACCCGTTCTGGAAGGAGCCGGGCCGCATCAATCACGAGCACGGCGGCCGGGGCGTCTACGTCCGCGATCCGGCGGGGCACGGCATCGAGCTGCTCACCCGGCCGTATCTGTGA
- the recA gene encoding recombinase RecA, whose translation MAPAPADRDKALELALAQIDKSYGKGSVMRLGDEVRQPIAVIPTGSIALDVALGIGGLPRGRVIEVYGPESSGKTTVALHAVAEAQANGGIAAFIDAEHALDPDYAAKLGVDTDALLVSQPDTGEQALEIADMLIRSGALDIIVIDSVAALVPKAEIEGEMGDSHVGLQARLMSQALRKMTGALNNSGTTAIFINQLREKIGVMFGSPETTTGGKALKFYASVRLDVRRIETLKDGTDAVGNRTRVKVVKNKVSPPFKQAEFDIIYGQGISREGSIIDMGVNEGFIRKSGSWYTYDGDQLGQGKENARKFLVENPDVRDEIEKRIKEKLGVGADVTADADEIAPAPVDF comes from the coding sequence ATGGCACCTGCACCCGCGGATCGCGATAAGGCCCTCGAGCTGGCGCTCGCCCAGATCGACAAGAGCTACGGCAAGGGCTCCGTCATGCGCCTCGGAGACGAGGTGCGTCAGCCCATCGCGGTGATCCCCACCGGCTCCATCGCGCTGGACGTGGCGCTCGGCATCGGCGGCCTCCCGCGCGGCCGCGTCATCGAGGTCTACGGCCCGGAGTCCTCGGGTAAGACCACCGTCGCCCTGCACGCGGTCGCGGAGGCGCAGGCCAACGGCGGCATCGCGGCCTTCATCGACGCGGAGCACGCGCTCGACCCCGACTACGCCGCGAAGCTGGGTGTCGATACCGACGCCCTCCTCGTCTCGCAGCCCGATACGGGTGAGCAGGCGCTGGAGATCGCGGACATGCTGATCCGCTCCGGCGCGCTCGACATCATCGTGATCGACTCGGTGGCGGCCCTGGTGCCCAAGGCCGAGATCGAGGGCGAGATGGGCGACAGTCACGTCGGTCTGCAGGCCCGCCTCATGAGCCAGGCGCTCCGCAAGATGACGGGCGCGCTGAACAACTCGGGCACCACCGCCATCTTCATCAACCAGCTGCGCGAGAAGATCGGCGTCATGTTCGGCTCGCCCGAGACCACCACGGGCGGTAAGGCGCTGAAGTTCTACGCCTCCGTGCGCCTGGACGTGCGCCGCATCGAGACTCTCAAGGACGGCACCGACGCGGTGGGCAACCGCACCCGCGTCAAGGTCGTCAAGAACAAGGTCTCCCCGCCGTTCAAGCAGGCCGAGTTCGACATCATCTACGGCCAGGGCATCAGCCGTGAGGGCTCCATCATCGACATGGGCGTCAACGAGGGCTTCATCCGCAAGTCCGGCTCCTGGTACACGTACGACGGTGACCAGCTGGGCCAGGGCAAGGAGAACGCCCGCAAGTTCCTGGTCGAGAACCCGGACGTCCGCGACGAGATCGAGAAGCGGATCAAGGAGAAGCTCGGCGTGGGCGCCGACGTCACCGCCGACGCCGACGAGATCGCTCCCGCGCCCGTCGACTTCTAG
- the miaB gene encoding tRNA (N6-isopentenyl adenosine(37)-C2)-methylthiotransferase MiaB, whose protein sequence is MIEAAPASRTYEVRTYGCQMNVHDSERLSGLLEDAGYVRADGGEQADLVVFNTCAVRENADNKLYGNLSHLAPIKRERPGMQIAVGGCLAQKDRGTVVKKAPWVDVVFGTHNIGSLPTLLERARHNEKAEVEIKEALDAFPSTLPARRESAYAGWVSISVGCNNTCTFCIVPSLRGKEVDRRPGDILAEVQALVDQGVSEVTLLGQNVNAYGVNFADPELPRDRGAFADLLRACGRIEGLERVRFTSPHPAEFTDDVIDAMAETPNICPQLHMPLQSGSDRVLKEMRRSYRSTKFLGILDRVREKIPHAAITTDIIVGFPGETEEDFQGTLDVVEKARFSSAFTFQYSIRPGTPAADLPDQLPKKVVQERYDRLIALQERITLEENQKQVGRRVELLVALGEGRKDAETKRMSGRARDGRLVHFAGGEGIRPGDVVEVEITAAAPHHLVADGGVLSHRRTRAGDNVEAAITPVTAPVGVGLGLPPVGRPAPATAPASTGCSTC, encoded by the coding sequence GTGATCGAAGCAGCCCCCGCCAGCCGAACGTACGAGGTCCGCACCTACGGGTGCCAGATGAACGTGCACGATTCCGAGCGCCTCTCCGGCCTGCTCGAGGACGCCGGCTACGTGCGCGCGGACGGCGGCGAACAGGCAGACCTCGTGGTCTTCAACACCTGCGCGGTCCGGGAGAACGCCGACAACAAGTTGTACGGCAACCTCAGCCACCTGGCGCCGATCAAGCGGGAGCGGCCGGGCATGCAGATCGCCGTTGGCGGCTGTCTGGCACAGAAGGACCGGGGCACCGTCGTGAAGAAGGCCCCGTGGGTCGACGTGGTCTTCGGTACCCACAACATCGGATCTCTGCCGACGTTGCTCGAGCGCGCGCGACACAACGAGAAGGCGGAGGTCGAGATCAAGGAGGCGCTCGACGCCTTCCCGTCGACCCTGCCCGCGCGCCGCGAGAGCGCGTACGCGGGCTGGGTGTCCATCTCGGTCGGCTGCAACAACACCTGCACCTTCTGCATCGTGCCGAGCCTGCGCGGTAAGGAGGTCGACCGCCGCCCGGGCGACATCCTCGCCGAGGTGCAGGCCCTCGTCGACCAGGGCGTCTCCGAGGTCACCCTGCTCGGCCAGAACGTCAACGCCTACGGCGTGAACTTCGCCGACCCCGAGCTGCCGCGCGACCGGGGCGCCTTCGCCGACCTACTGCGCGCGTGCGGCCGCATCGAGGGCCTCGAGCGGGTCCGGTTCACCAGCCCGCACCCCGCCGAGTTCACCGACGACGTGATCGACGCCATGGCGGAGACCCCGAACATCTGCCCGCAACTGCACATGCCGTTGCAGTCCGGCTCCGACCGCGTGCTCAAGGAGATGCGCCGGAGTTACCGCAGCACCAAGTTCCTGGGCATCCTCGATCGTGTCCGCGAGAAGATCCCGCACGCCGCGATCACCACCGACATCATCGTCGGGTTCCCGGGGGAGACCGAGGAGGACTTCCAGGGCACCCTCGACGTGGTCGAGAAGGCCCGGTTCAGCTCGGCCTTCACCTTCCAGTACTCGATCCGCCCCGGCACCCCGGCCGCCGACCTGCCCGACCAGCTGCCGAAGAAGGTGGTGCAGGAGCGCTACGACCGGCTCATCGCGCTGCAGGAGCGGATCACGCTCGAGGAGAACCAGAAGCAGGTCGGTCGGCGCGTCGAGCTGCTGGTGGCGCTCGGCGAGGGCCGCAAGGACGCCGAGACCAAGCGCATGTCCGGCCGCGCCCGCGACGGCCGGCTCGTGCACTTCGCCGGTGGCGAGGGCATCCGCCCGGGCGACGTCGTCGAGGTCGAGATCACCGCCGCGGCCCCGCATCATCTTGTCGCCGACGGCGGCGTGCTCAGCCACCGTCGCACCCGTGCCGGCGACAACGTCGAGGCCGCCATCACGCCCGTCACCGCGCCCGTCGGCGTCGGTCTCGGACTGCCGCCCGTCGGCCGCCCGGCTCCGGCCACCGCACCCGCGTCGACGGGGTGCTCGACCTGCTGA
- a CDS encoding amino acid ABC transporter permease, whose amino-acid sequence MSDMWEDLGPQLWPAFWVTIKLTFFSAIGATIWGTILAGMRVSPVPAMRVFGTWYVNIVRNTPLTLIILFLSLGLYQNMGLALAPNNANFTENNNFWLAVIGFIVYTATFVCETLRSGFNTVPLGQAEAARSLGLSFMQVFQLIVLPQAGRAVIAPMGSVLIALTKNTTIASIIGVGEAALLMKEQLELHSDQLILIFVIFAACFMVITLFEGAVFGYFAKRLAVKR is encoded by the coding sequence GTGTCTGACATGTGGGAAGACCTCGGGCCACAGCTGTGGCCGGCGTTCTGGGTGACGATCAAACTCACCTTCTTCTCGGCGATCGGCGCCACCATCTGGGGCACGATCCTCGCAGGCATGCGGGTCTCGCCGGTCCCGGCGATGCGAGTGTTCGGCACCTGGTACGTCAACATCGTCCGGAACACGCCGCTGACGCTGATCATCCTGTTCCTCTCGCTCGGCCTGTACCAGAACATGGGACTCGCGCTGGCGCCGAACAACGCCAACTTCACCGAGAACAACAACTTCTGGCTGGCCGTCATCGGCTTCATCGTCTACACGGCCACCTTCGTCTGCGAGACCCTGCGATCCGGCTTCAACACCGTGCCGCTCGGCCAGGCCGAGGCGGCGCGCTCGCTGGGCCTGTCGTTCATGCAGGTCTTCCAGCTCATCGTGCTGCCGCAGGCCGGCCGCGCGGTGATCGCGCCGATGGGCAGCGTGCTCATCGCGCTCACGAAGAACACCACGATCGCGTCGATCATCGGCGTCGGTGAGGCGGCCCTGCTGATGAAGGAGCAGCTCGAGTTGCACAGTGACCAGCTGATCCTGATCTTCGTGATCTTCGCGGCCTGCTTCATGGTGATCACTCTGTTCGAGGGAGCCGTCTTCGGCTACTTCGCCAAGCGACTGGCGGTGAAGCGATGA
- a CDS encoding DUF349 domain-containing protein → MAENDPIAETTPIENAAPKPTPGARPGPKPHPGPRPGGPRPHAPAAQAAPRTRPASDPSKHGRVDEDGTVYVVTSGGERAVGSWQAGESAEGLAHYGRKYDELATEVEVLEERLASGTSDPKKIRAAAQQVADTLPTAAVVGDLDGLAARVGALLTGADTAIVTAQADREKSRSEGIARKEELAAEAEQIAAEATQWKAAGDRMRALLDEWKTIKGVDRKTDDALWKRYSKARDAFNKRRGAHFAELDRERAGAKARKEELIEEAEKLKNDTSWGETSAKFRDLLAKWKAAGRAPRDTDDALWARFKGIQDEFFSARNAAASERDAEFAENGKAKQALLDEYTPRIESAQSLAAQKSALRELQDKWEAVGKVPREQMGSLEAGIRALEKKIKAADDTQWRRTDPEAAARAAQFRDRVAQFEEQAEKAEKAGKSKDAVRLREQAQQWREWADAAEGAVENR, encoded by the coding sequence GTGGCCGAGAACGACCCGATCGCCGAGACCACTCCGATCGAGAACGCCGCTCCCAAGCCGACCCCGGGCGCCCGGCCCGGCCCCAAACCGCATCCCGGCCCCCGGCCCGGCGGACCACGCCCGCACGCGCCCGCTGCGCAGGCCGCGCCGCGCACGCGCCCGGCGTCCGATCCGAGCAAGCACGGCCGGGTCGATGAGGACGGGACCGTCTACGTCGTGACCTCCGGCGGCGAGCGCGCCGTCGGTTCCTGGCAGGCCGGCGAGTCCGCCGAGGGCCTCGCGCACTACGGGCGCAAGTACGACGAGCTGGCCACCGAGGTCGAGGTGCTCGAGGAGCGGCTCGCGAGCGGCACCAGCGACCCGAAGAAGATCCGCGCCGCCGCCCAGCAGGTCGCGGACACGCTGCCCACTGCCGCGGTCGTGGGCGACCTCGACGGGCTCGCCGCACGCGTGGGCGCGCTGTTGACGGGTGCCGACACCGCGATCGTGACCGCGCAGGCCGATCGGGAGAAGAGCCGCTCCGAGGGCATCGCCCGCAAGGAGGAGCTCGCCGCGGAGGCCGAGCAGATCGCAGCGGAGGCCACCCAGTGGAAGGCCGCCGGCGACCGGATGCGGGCGCTGCTCGACGAGTGGAAGACGATCAAGGGCGTCGACCGCAAGACCGACGACGCGCTGTGGAAGCGCTACTCCAAGGCGCGCGACGCGTTCAACAAGCGGCGCGGCGCCCACTTCGCCGAACTCGACCGCGAGCGCGCCGGCGCGAAGGCGCGCAAGGAGGAGCTGATCGAGGAGGCGGAGAAGCTCAAGAACGACACCTCGTGGGGCGAGACCTCGGCGAAGTTCCGGGACCTGCTCGCGAAGTGGAAGGCGGCCGGCCGCGCGCCCCGCGACACCGACGACGCCCTGTGGGCCCGGTTCAAGGGCATCCAGGACGAGTTCTTCTCGGCGCGCAACGCCGCGGCCAGCGAGCGGGACGCCGAGTTCGCCGAGAACGGCAAGGCCAAGCAGGCCCTGCTCGACGAGTACACCCCGCGGATCGAGTCCGCGCAGAGCCTCGCCGCACAGAAGTCCGCGCTGCGGGAGCTGCAGGACAAGTGGGAGGCCGTCGGCAAGGTGCCCCGCGAGCAGATGGGTTCGCTGGAGGCCGGGATCCGCGCGCTCGAGAAGAAGATCAAGGCCGCGGACGACACGCAGTGGCGGCGCACCGACCCCGAGGCCGCGGCCCGTGCCGCGCAGTTCCGGGACCGCGTCGCGCAGTTCGAGGAGCAGGCCGAGAAGGCGGAGAAGGCCGGCAAGTCCAAGGACGCCGTGCGGCTGCGCGAGCAGGCGCAGCAGTGGCGCGAGTGGGCCGACGCCGCGGAGGGCGCGGTCGAGAACCGCTGA
- a CDS encoding Rv2732c family membrane protein, translating to MNADSENPRSAEELESLRSQVESVERKLAGEFQVSPRILVAAIAVVVVIVSLALPHTGSVTGIEIITGDPHIEGSSLVIVSKIFVWLEVLFGVLASGAALLTRRWALSVIAGAGCGVSVVFGLLSVWSRQTPGLHGEPPTGAGVGLFLGWFAMIVLAVVWIKTIWARTPYQLAAEQERRDAAQEWDDFARSNRIGHQPPRPQRPTDQT from the coding sequence ATGAACGCCGACAGCGAGAACCCCCGGAGCGCCGAAGAGCTGGAGAGCCTGCGCTCGCAGGTCGAGTCCGTCGAGCGCAAGCTCGCCGGTGAGTTCCAGGTCAGCCCGCGCATCCTGGTGGCCGCGATCGCGGTCGTCGTGGTGATCGTGTCGCTGGCGCTGCCGCACACCGGGTCGGTGACGGGCATCGAGATCATCACCGGCGACCCGCACATCGAGGGCAGCTCGCTCGTCATCGTCTCGAAGATCTTCGTCTGGCTCGAGGTGCTGTTCGGCGTCCTCGCCTCCGGCGCCGCGCTGCTGACCCGCCGCTGGGCGCTGTCGGTGATCGCCGGCGCGGGCTGCGGCGTGTCGGTGGTCTTCGGCCTGCTGTCGGTGTGGTCGCGCCAGACCCCCGGCCTCCACGGCGAGCCGCCGACCGGCGCCGGCGTCGGCCTGTTCCTCGGCTGGTTCGCCATGATCGTGCTCGCCGTCGTGTGGATCAAGACCATCTGGGCGCGCACCCCGTACCAGCTCGCCGCGGAGCAGGAGCGGCGCGACGCCGCGCAGGAGTGGGACGACTTCGCCCGGTCCAACCGCATCGGCCACCAGCCGCCCCGCCCGCAGCGCCCGACCGATCAGACGTAG
- a CDS encoding glutamate ABC transporter substrate-binding protein, which yields MSSRTRASAALALVTVLMAALCACSGPSPRSLLRSIDDGAVLIGVKADQPGLGLRGGDGEYSGFDIDVARYVVRTVAAARGKGEPKITWRESPTPQRERLIDNGEVDAIVASYSIDSARATEVAFAGPYLTTRQGLLVRRDEAAVGTVSDLGRDRTLCSVAGSTSARSVAALLPGVRSIEYDSYSACADALARRAVDAVTTDEVILAGFAAQRPDAFRLVDMVLPKDTCVDGRLRSAGAPFSVERYGIGLAHGDDAARDAVNAALRQMLESGEWERSLRRAVGDEEAARTIERDGGTDRLVPGIGDLGFLTATSAPCAAR from the coding sequence GTGTCCTCTCGAACCCGCGCGAGCGCGGCCCTGGCACTGGTCACAGTGCTCATGGCCGCGCTCTGCGCGTGTTCGGGGCCGTCGCCGCGGAGCCTGCTGCGATCCATCGACGACGGTGCGGTCCTGATCGGCGTGAAGGCCGACCAGCCGGGCCTCGGACTGCGCGGCGGGGACGGGGAGTACTCCGGGTTCGACATCGACGTCGCCCGGTACGTGGTCCGGACGGTGGCCGCCGCCCGCGGGAAGGGCGAGCCGAAGATCACCTGGCGCGAGAGCCCCACCCCGCAGCGCGAGCGGCTGATCGACAACGGCGAGGTGGATGCGATCGTCGCCTCGTACTCGATCGACTCCGCTCGTGCGACCGAGGTGGCCTTCGCGGGACCGTACCTGACGACGCGCCAGGGCCTGCTCGTGCGCCGCGACGAGGCGGCGGTCGGCACGGTCTCCGATCTGGGACGTGACCGGACGCTCTGTTCGGTGGCGGGCTCCACGTCGGCGCGGTCGGTGGCGGCGCTGCTGCCCGGCGTGCGGTCGATCGAGTACGACAGCTACTCCGCGTGCGCGGATGCGCTCGCGCGCCGTGCCGTGGACGCGGTGACCACCGACGAGGTCATCCTCGCCGGCTTCGCCGCCCAGCGCCCGGACGCGTTCCGTCTCGTCGACATGGTGCTGCCGAAGGACACGTGCGTCGACGGCCGGCTCCGTTCCGCGGGTGCGCCCTTCTCCGTCGAGCGGTACGGGATCGGCCTCGCCCACGGCGACGACGCCGCGCGCGACGCCGTCAACGCCGCGCTCCGGCAGATGCTCGAGTCCGGCGAGTGGGAGCGGTCCCTGCGACGAGCCGTCGGCGACGAGGAGGCCGCGCGGACCATCGAGCGTGACGGCGGTACCGATCGGCTGGTGCCCGGGATCGGGGACCTGGGGTTCCTCACCGCGACGAGCGCGCCGTGCGCGGCCCGCTGA
- a CDS encoding amino acid ABC transporter permease, which produces MSTKSTSTVLYDAPGPKARVRNNIIAVVFIVVLVALFAWVITAFAANGQFDQEKLEPFADANYWGTYILPGLWGTFKAALASIILAMIMGAFLGIGRLSDHRSVRWATGAIVEFFRAIPVLILIYFLYIVFGVYKVFTSDYIAFFAVVFGLTLYNGSVIAEILRSGINSLPNGQFEAAKALGLRKSQTMRLILLPQAVAAMLPALISQMVIALKDSALGYQIGYIEVVKSGIQAGNEWGNVIPSLIVVAIIMILINFGLSALASNIEKNLREGRKKKLIVDPPHALPEPGLMSKEVMETTHPDPKHRDLRQDYGD; this is translated from the coding sequence ATGAGCACGAAGTCCACCTCGACCGTCCTCTACGACGCGCCGGGCCCCAAGGCCCGGGTGCGCAACAACATCATCGCGGTGGTGTTCATCGTGGTGCTGGTCGCCCTGTTCGCCTGGGTGATCACGGCGTTCGCCGCGAACGGCCAGTTCGATCAGGAGAAGCTCGAGCCCTTCGCCGACGCGAACTACTGGGGCACGTACATCCTTCCGGGCCTCTGGGGCACCTTCAAGGCCGCCCTCGCGTCGATCATCCTCGCGATGATCATGGGCGCCTTCCTCGGCATCGGGCGGCTCTCCGACCACCGGTCGGTGCGCTGGGCGACGGGTGCGATCGTGGAGTTCTTCCGCGCCATCCCGGTGCTGATCCTGATCTACTTCCTGTACATCGTCTTCGGTGTGTACAAGGTGTTCACCTCGGACTACATCGCCTTCTTCGCGGTCGTCTTCGGCCTCACCCTGTACAACGGCTCGGTGATCGCGGAGATCCTGCGCTCGGGTATCAACTCGCTGCCCAACGGTCAGTTCGAGGCGGCCAAGGCCCTCGGCCTGCGGAAGTCGCAGACGATGCGGCTGATCCTGCTCCCGCAGGCGGTCGCCGCCATGCTGCCCGCGCTGATCTCGCAGATGGTCATCGCGCTCAAGGACAGCGCGCTCGGCTACCAGATCGGCTACATCGAGGTCGTGAAGTCCGGCATCCAGGCGGGCAACGAGTGGGGCAACGTCATCCCCTCGCTGATCGTGGTCGCCATCATCATGATCCTCATCAACTTCGGCCTCTCGGCGCTGGCGTCGAACATCGAGAAGAACCTGCGCGAGGGCCGCAAGAAGAAGCTGATCGTCGATCCGCCGCACGCGCTTCCCGAACCCGGGCTCATGTCCAAGGAGGTCATGGAGACTACCCACCCGGATCCGAAGCACAGGGACCTCCGGCAGGACTACGGCGACTGA
- a CDS encoding transporter substrate-binding domain-containing protein, with product MTSPQTTRTRRWRGAVAAVAAALVTVPLLSACGTDTPRSLLASIKNGDVVLGTKYDQPGLANRNPDKSHSGSDVDVSEFVVKQIAKNNGWAEPKITWKETPSPLRERMIENGEVDMIAATYSISAARTKKVTFAGPYLTTYQALLVSKKTANPIKSLEDLNSGRKLCSVSGSTSAINVKAALPNVQLQQYDGYASCVEGVRRGVLDALTTDATILAGFQAKYPDEFDIVPMTYPKDVTLTSSTGTKTEKKKGDQFSTERYGIGLRKGDGEALSEVNKALRQMTLGEQGTTTYDAEAVPAVPSCMVPAAVVSTYTGLAYANPDNELFKALRENLGEYANTMIEQGRPVEGGKPKSVLVAVPGDQSWLLPDKDGNVKVTVNGATMTLPKADPQAQCTKAGV from the coding sequence ATGACATCACCACAGACCACTCGAACCCGACGGTGGCGGGGCGCGGTCGCGGCCGTCGCCGCCGCCCTCGTGACCGTCCCCCTCCTCTCCGCATGCGGCACGGACACCCCGCGCAGCCTGCTGGCCTCGATCAAGAACGGCGACGTGGTGCTGGGCACCAAGTACGACCAGCCCGGCCTCGCCAACCGCAATCCGGACAAGTCCCACAGCGGATCGGATGTGGACGTCTCGGAGTTCGTCGTCAAGCAGATCGCGAAGAACAACGGCTGGGCCGAGCCGAAGATCACGTGGAAGGAGACCCCGTCTCCGTTGCGTGAGCGGATGATCGAGAACGGCGAGGTCGACATGATCGCCGCCACGTACTCGATCAGCGCGGCGCGCACGAAGAAGGTCACGTTCGCCGGCCCGTACCTCACCACCTACCAGGCGCTGCTGGTGAGTAAGAAGACCGCCAACCCGATCAAGAGCCTCGAGGACCTCAACTCGGGGCGCAAGCTGTGCTCGGTGTCGGGCTCGACCTCGGCGATCAACGTCAAGGCCGCCCTGCCGAACGTCCAGCTGCAGCAGTACGACGGCTACGCCTCGTGCGTGGAGGGGGTGCGACGCGGGGTGCTGGACGCGCTCACCACCGACGCCACGATTCTCGCCGGCTTCCAGGCCAAGTACCCGGACGAGTTCGACATCGTCCCGATGACCTACCCGAAGGACGTGACCCTGACGAGCAGCACGGGGACCAAGACCGAGAAGAAGAAGGGCGACCAGTTCTCCACCGAGCGCTACGGCATCGGCCTGCGCAAGGGAGACGGAGAGGCGCTCAGCGAGGTGAACAAGGCACTGCGGCAGATGACGCTCGGAGAGCAGGGCACCACCACCTACGACGCGGAGGCCGTCCCCGCGGTCCCGTCGTGCATGGTGCCGGCGGCGGTCGTCTCCACCTACACCGGTCTCGCCTACGCCAACCCCGACAACGAGCTGTTCAAGGCGCTGCGGGAGAACCTGGGCGAGTACGCGAACACCATGATCGAGCAGGGGCGCCCCGTCGAGGGCGGCAAGCCGAAGTCGGTGCTCGTCGCCGTCCCCGGTGATCAGAGCTGGCTGCTGCCCGACAAGGACGGCAACGTGAAGGTCACCGTCAACGGCGCGACGATGACGCTACCGAAGGCCGATCCGCAGGCGCAGTGCACGAAGGCAGGTGTCTGA